One Caenibius sp. WL genomic window, GGATGGCGACCGCTTCATCGAGATCTGGAATCTCGTGTTCATGCAGCACGAGCAGACCGGGGGCGAAATCACCGGCGATCTGCCCAAGCCCAGCATCGACACCGGCATGGGGCTCGAACGCCTCGCCGCGGTGATGCAGGGTGTGCATGACAATTACGATACGGATACCTTCAAGGCGCTGATCGCGGCGTCCGAAGGGCTGACCGGGGTGCGCGCCGAAGGCGACCGCATGGCCAGCCACCGGGTGATCGCCGATCACTTGCGCTCCACCAGTTTCCTGATCGCCGATGGCGTGCTGCCGTCGAACGAAGGGCGCGGCTATGTGCTGCGCCGGATCATGCGCCGCGCCATGCGCCACGCGCACCTGCTGGGCGCGAAGGAACCGCTGATGCACCGCCTGGTGCCGTCGCTGGTGGCCGAAATGGGCCAGGCGTTTCCCGAACTGGGCCGCGCGCAGGCGCTCGTTTCCGAAGTTCTCGAACGGGAGGAAACCCGTTTCCGCCAGACGCTCGACAAGGGGCTCAGGCTGCTGGACGAGGCGACGCTCGATCTCGGCACGGGCGACAGCCTGCCGGGCGACACCGCGTTCAAGCTCTACGACACGTTCGGCTTCCCTTACGATCTGACCGAGGATGCCCTGCGCGCGCGCGGGATTGGCGTCGATCGCGAAGGGTTCGATGCCGCGATGGCGCAGCAGAAGGCGGCGGCGCGCGCCGCGTGGAAAGGCTCGGGCGCGGCGGCCGATGGCGAACTGTGGTTCGATATCGCCGAACGCGAAGGGGCGACGGAGTTCACCGGCTACACGGCCACCAGCGGCGAAGGGCAGGTCGTGGCGATCGTGGTCGATGGCGCGGAAACCGATCATGCCGTGGCCGGGGCGGACGTTATCGTGCTGACCAACCAGACGCCGTTCTACGGCGAAAGCGGCGGGCAGGCGGGCGATACCGGAATCATCACCGGGGCGAACGGCCTCGAAATCGTGATCGCGGACACGACCAAGCCGCTCGGCCGGCTGCATGCGCATCAGGGGCAGATCGTCAGCGGCCGTGTCGATGTGGGCGATCCGGTGCATATGGTGGTGGACGTGGTGCGGCGCGATGCGATCCGCGCCAACCACTCGGCCACGCACCTGCTGCATGCCGCGCTGCGCAATCGCCTGGGCGAACATGTGACGCAGAAGGGCTCGCTGGTCGCGGATGACCGGCTGCGGTTCGACTTCGCGCATCCCAAGCCGCTGAGCCCGGAAGACATCGCCGCCATCGAAGCGGATGTGAACGCCGAAATCCGGCATAACGAGCCGGTCACCACCCGCCTGATGAGCCCGGAAGACGCCATCGAAGCGGGCGCCATGGCGCTGTTCGGGGAAAAGTACGGCGAGGAAGTCCGTGTCCTTTCGATGGGGCAGGGCAACTGGAACGGCAGCGGGCGCAACTATTCGGTCGAACTGTGCGGCGGCACCCATGTCCGCGCCACGGGCGATATCGGCGTGTTCCGCATCGTGTCGGAAAGCGCGGTTTCCTCGGGCGTGCGCCGCATCGAAGCCTTGACGGGCGAAGCCGCGCGGCAATGGCTGGTCGGACGGGAAGACACGCTCAAGGCCGTGGCCGGGGCGATCAAGGCCGCGCCCGACGAAGTGCTGGGCCGCGTGCAGACTCTGGTGGACGAACGCAAACGCCTCGAACGCGAACTGGCCGACGCCCGCAAGCAGCTTGCCCTGTCCGGCGGGGGCAGCGGCGGCACGGCCGCGCCGCAGGCGGATGAGCAGATCAACGGCGTGACGTTCACCGGCCAGGTGATCGATGGGCTGGACGCCAAGGAACTGCGCGGCCTGCTCGACGAAGCGAAGAAGCGGATCGGTTCGGGCGTGGCCGCCATCGCGGCGGTGAACGATGGCCGCGCGGCTTTCGCCGTGGCGGTGACGGACGATCTGACCGGGCGGTTCAGCGCGGTCGATCTGGTGCGCGCGGGCGTGGAAGCGCTGGGCGGCAAGGGCGGCGGCGGCCGTCCCGACATGGCCCAGGGCGGCGGCCCGGATGCGGCGAAGGCGGCCGAAGCGGTCGCCGCGGTCAAGGCCGCGCTGGC contains:
- the alaS gene encoding alanine--tRNA ligase encodes the protein MNSTNEIRRSFLDYFGSTGHAVVPSAPLVPYNDPTLMFVNAGMVPFKNVFTGLETPPAPRATSSQKCVRAGGKHNDLDNVGYTARHHTFFEMLGNFSFGDYFKEQAILHAWTLLTKEWGLPADKLLATVYHTDDEAFELWKTIAGLPEDRIIRIATKDNFWAMGDDGPCGPCSEIFYDHGESIPGGPPGSPDEDGDRFIEIWNLVFMQHEQTGGEITGDLPKPSIDTGMGLERLAAVMQGVHDNYDTDTFKALIAASEGLTGVRAEGDRMASHRVIADHLRSTSFLIADGVLPSNEGRGYVLRRIMRRAMRHAHLLGAKEPLMHRLVPSLVAEMGQAFPELGRAQALVSEVLEREETRFRQTLDKGLRLLDEATLDLGTGDSLPGDTAFKLYDTFGFPYDLTEDALRARGIGVDREGFDAAMAQQKAAARAAWKGSGAAADGELWFDIAEREGATEFTGYTATSGEGQVVAIVVDGAETDHAVAGADVIVLTNQTPFYGESGGQAGDTGIITGANGLEIVIADTTKPLGRLHAHQGQIVSGRVDVGDPVHMVVDVVRRDAIRANHSATHLLHAALRNRLGEHVTQKGSLVADDRLRFDFAHPKPLSPEDIAAIEADVNAEIRHNEPVTTRLMSPEDAIEAGAMALFGEKYGEEVRVLSMGQGNWNGSGRNYSVELCGGTHVRATGDIGVFRIVSESAVSSGVRRIEALTGEAARQWLVGREDTLKAVAGAIKAAPDEVLGRVQTLVDERKRLERELADARKQLALSGGGSGGTAAPQADEQINGVTFTGQVIDGLDAKELRGLLDEAKKRIGSGVAAIAAVNDGRAAFAVAVTDDLTGRFSAVDLVRAGVEALGGKGGGGRPDMAQGGGPDAAKAAEAVAAVKAALAG